Proteins from a genomic interval of Lycium ferocissimum isolate CSIRO_LF1 chromosome 2, AGI_CSIRO_Lferr_CH_V1, whole genome shotgun sequence:
- the LOC132037578 gene encoding uncharacterized protein LOC132037578 isoform X1, giving the protein MPSTCNNTKVVTCKTETEDMKQVHSKSEAFNEEKKGNWDNLTCDEFHCKSEALNEERKGNLDNLTCYEEKTEEMNSMKGESDPGNKQFLVEPDFTDDFFQSEKDSISTDSDTVSIGFEHMCYLLMNRLVDSYSDGFLTDEDFGGEFELDSLKDIEMSEENQESDDSDSDIMEELRRLEHEQEQRFLSEDDFHEDMDKVSDENVESRNEDANKLETLWEHQELIEQLKIELRKVRDTGLPTILEESDTTKMEDLEPWKIDEKFQREDCMSELYKFYKSYRERMRKFDILTYQKMYAIGYLQKDPLKDPFQHVSSQRGSGPKLKSLISQNIRLFKHKRNDNIDPMVKFIKELQSDLEVIYVGQMCLSWEFLHWQYGKALSLWDSDPRGIRTYNEVAGEFQQFQVLLQRFIENEPFQGPRVQYYIKSRYDLRNLLQVPVIREDRMKDKNKAARGGEKGEYTITSDVLVEILEESIRIFWQFVRADRKYSSTMMKGKKGTQHHELKAPGDLELLMEVKKGLQKKEKKLKDALRGECCILKRFKKYKEDDSDHVLYFFSQVDMKLVARVLNMSSLTTDQLVWCHNKLSRISFLHRKILVDPSFLLFPC; this is encoded by the exons GATATGAAACAAGTTCATAGTAAAAGTGAAGCCTTTAATGAG gaaaaaaaagggaattggGACAATTTAACGTGTGATGAATTTCATTGTAAAAGTGAAGCCCTTAATgaggaaagaaaagggaatttgGACAATTTAACGTGTTATGAAGAGAAAACTGAGGAAATGAATTCCATGAAAGGAGAATCAGATCCTGGAAACAAGCAATTTCTTGTGGAACCAGATTTCACTGATGACTTTTTTCAATCTGAGAAGGATTCTATATCTACTGATTCTGATACTGTGTCAATTGGTTTTGAGCATATGTGTTATCTTCTGATGAACAGATTAGTTGATTCGTATAGCGATGGATTCTTGACAGATGAAGACTTTGGAGGAGAATTTGAGCTTGATTCCTTAAAGGATATTGAAATGTCAGAGGAAAATCAAGAATCTGATGACAGTGATAGTGATATAATGGAAGAGCTAAGGAGATTAGAACATGAACAAGAACAAAGATTTTTATCTGAGGATGATTTTCATGAAGATATGGATAAGGTATCTGATGAAAATGTGGAGTCAAGAAATGAAGATGCAAACAAATTGGAAACATTGTGGGAACATCAAGAATTAATTGAACAATTAAAGATAGAACTTAGAAAAGTTAGAGACACAGGTTTGCCCACTATTTTGGAAGAATCAGACACCACAAAAATGGAAGATTTGGAGCCATGGAAGATTGATGAAAAGTTCCAACGTGAAGATTGCATGAGTGAACTTTATAAGTTCTACAAGAGTTACAGAGAAAGGATGCGAAAATTTGACATATTGACGTACCAGAAGATGTATGCAATAG GATATCTACAGAAAGATCCACTAAAAGATCCATTTCAACATGTCTCAAGCCAAAGAGGCTCAGGTCCAAAACTAAAATCCcttatttcacaaaatattaGGCTGTTCAAACATAAAAGGAATGACAATATTGACCCAATGGTAAAGTTTATCAAAGAATTGCAGAGTGATCTGGAAGTGATATATGTTGGACAGATGTGTCTTTCGTGGGAATTTCTACACTGGCAATATGGCAAGGCTTTAAGTTTGTGGGATTCTGACCCTCGTGGTATTCGTACATATAATGAAGTTGCTGGAGAGTTTCAACAGTTTCAAGTTCTTCTCCAAAGATTTATAGAAAATGAACCTTTTCAAGGCCCTAGAGTTCAATATTACATCAAGAGTCGATATGATCTTCGTAATCTTCTTCAAGTTCCTGTCATAAGAG AGGACAGAATGAAAGACAAGAACAAGGCTGCTAGAGGTGGAGAAAAGGGTGAATATACTATTACAAGTGACGTGCTAGTGGAGATACTGGAAGAATCAATACGAATATTTTGGCAATTTGTTAGAGCTGATAGAAAATACTCCAGCACAATGatgaagggtaaaaagggaacaCAACATCATGAGCTTAAAGCCCCGGGAGATTTAGAGCTTTTAATGGAGGTCAAAAAAGGTCTTCAAAAG AAAGAGAAGAAGCTGAAAGATGCTTTGAGAGGTGAATGCTGCATATTGAAGAGGTTCAAGAAGTACAAAGAAGATGATTCAGATCATGTACTCTACTTTTTCTCTCAAGTAGACATGAAATTAGTAGCTAGGGTCCTCAACATGTCAAGTCTGACAACAGATCAACTAGTCTGGTGTCACAACAAATTAAGCAGGATTAGTTTCCTGCATAGGAAAATACTTGTAGATCCTTCCTTTCTGCTCTTCCCTTGTTAA
- the LOC132037578 gene encoding uncharacterized protein LOC132037578 isoform X3, which yields MKQVHSKSEAFNEEKKGNWDNLTCDEFHCKSEALNEERKGNLDNLTCYEEKTEEMNSMKGESDPGNKQFLVEPDFTDDFFQSEKDSISTDSDTVSIGFEHMCYLLMNRLVDSYSDGFLTDEDFGGEFELDSLKDIEMSEENQESDDSDSDIMEELRRLEHEQEQRFLSEDDFHEDMDKVSDENVESRNEDANKLETLWEHQELIEQLKIELRKVRDTGLPTILEESDTTKMEDLEPWKIDEKFQREDCMSELYKFYKSYRERMRKFDILTYQKMYAIGYLQKDPLKDPFQHVSSQRGSGPKLKSLISQNIRLFKHKRNDNIDPMVKFIKELQSDLEVIYVGQMCLSWEFLHWQYGKALSLWDSDPRGIRTYNEVAGEFQQFQVLLQRFIENEPFQGPRVQYYIKSRYDLRNLLQVPVIREDRMKDKNKAARGGEKGEYTITSDVLVEILEESIRIFWQFVRADRKYSSTMMKGKKGTQHHELKAPGDLELLMEVKKGLQKKEKKLKDALRGECCILKRFKKYKEDDSDHVLYFFSQVDMKLVARVLNMSSLTTDQLVWCHNKLSRISFLHRKILVDPSFLLFPC from the exons ATGAAACAAGTTCATAGTAAAAGTGAAGCCTTTAATGAG gaaaaaaaagggaattggGACAATTTAACGTGTGATGAATTTCATTGTAAAAGTGAAGCCCTTAATgaggaaagaaaagggaatttgGACAATTTAACGTGTTATGAAGAGAAAACTGAGGAAATGAATTCCATGAAAGGAGAATCAGATCCTGGAAACAAGCAATTTCTTGTGGAACCAGATTTCACTGATGACTTTTTTCAATCTGAGAAGGATTCTATATCTACTGATTCTGATACTGTGTCAATTGGTTTTGAGCATATGTGTTATCTTCTGATGAACAGATTAGTTGATTCGTATAGCGATGGATTCTTGACAGATGAAGACTTTGGAGGAGAATTTGAGCTTGATTCCTTAAAGGATATTGAAATGTCAGAGGAAAATCAAGAATCTGATGACAGTGATAGTGATATAATGGAAGAGCTAAGGAGATTAGAACATGAACAAGAACAAAGATTTTTATCTGAGGATGATTTTCATGAAGATATGGATAAGGTATCTGATGAAAATGTGGAGTCAAGAAATGAAGATGCAAACAAATTGGAAACATTGTGGGAACATCAAGAATTAATTGAACAATTAAAGATAGAACTTAGAAAAGTTAGAGACACAGGTTTGCCCACTATTTTGGAAGAATCAGACACCACAAAAATGGAAGATTTGGAGCCATGGAAGATTGATGAAAAGTTCCAACGTGAAGATTGCATGAGTGAACTTTATAAGTTCTACAAGAGTTACAGAGAAAGGATGCGAAAATTTGACATATTGACGTACCAGAAGATGTATGCAATAG GATATCTACAGAAAGATCCACTAAAAGATCCATTTCAACATGTCTCAAGCCAAAGAGGCTCAGGTCCAAAACTAAAATCCcttatttcacaaaatattaGGCTGTTCAAACATAAAAGGAATGACAATATTGACCCAATGGTAAAGTTTATCAAAGAATTGCAGAGTGATCTGGAAGTGATATATGTTGGACAGATGTGTCTTTCGTGGGAATTTCTACACTGGCAATATGGCAAGGCTTTAAGTTTGTGGGATTCTGACCCTCGTGGTATTCGTACATATAATGAAGTTGCTGGAGAGTTTCAACAGTTTCAAGTTCTTCTCCAAAGATTTATAGAAAATGAACCTTTTCAAGGCCCTAGAGTTCAATATTACATCAAGAGTCGATATGATCTTCGTAATCTTCTTCAAGTTCCTGTCATAAGAG AGGACAGAATGAAAGACAAGAACAAGGCTGCTAGAGGTGGAGAAAAGGGTGAATATACTATTACAAGTGACGTGCTAGTGGAGATACTGGAAGAATCAATACGAATATTTTGGCAATTTGTTAGAGCTGATAGAAAATACTCCAGCACAATGatgaagggtaaaaagggaacaCAACATCATGAGCTTAAAGCCCCGGGAGATTTAGAGCTTTTAATGGAGGTCAAAAAAGGTCTTCAAAAG AAAGAGAAGAAGCTGAAAGATGCTTTGAGAGGTGAATGCTGCATATTGAAGAGGTTCAAGAAGTACAAAGAAGATGATTCAGATCATGTACTCTACTTTTTCTCTCAAGTAGACATGAAATTAGTAGCTAGGGTCCTCAACATGTCAAGTCTGACAACAGATCAACTAGTCTGGTGTCACAACAAATTAAGCAGGATTAGTTTCCTGCATAGGAAAATACTTGTAGATCCTTCCTTTCTGCTCTTCCCTTGTTAA
- the LOC132037578 gene encoding uncharacterized protein LOC132037578 isoform X2 produces MRKEKGNWDNLTCDEVYCKNEGLNEEKKGNWDNLTCDEFHCKSEALNEERKGNLDNLTCYEEKTEEMNSMKGESDPGNKQFLVEPDFTDDFFQSEKDSISTDSDTVSIGFEHMCYLLMNRLVDSYSDGFLTDEDFGGEFELDSLKDIEMSEENQESDDSDSDIMEELRRLEHEQEQRFLSEDDFHEDMDKVSDENVESRNEDANKLETLWEHQELIEQLKIELRKVRDTGLPTILEESDTTKMEDLEPWKIDEKFQREDCMSELYKFYKSYRERMRKFDILTYQKMYAIGYLQKDPLKDPFQHVSSQRGSGPKLKSLISQNIRLFKHKRNDNIDPMVKFIKELQSDLEVIYVGQMCLSWEFLHWQYGKALSLWDSDPRGIRTYNEVAGEFQQFQVLLQRFIENEPFQGPRVQYYIKSRYDLRNLLQVPVIREDRMKDKNKAARGGEKGEYTITSDVLVEILEESIRIFWQFVRADRKYSSTMMKGKKGTQHHELKAPGDLELLMEVKKGLQKKEKKLKDALRGECCILKRFKKYKEDDSDHVLYFFSQVDMKLVARVLNMSSLTTDQLVWCHNKLSRISFLHRKILVDPSFLLFPC; encoded by the exons ATGAG gaaagaaaaggggaaTTGGGACAATTTAACGTGTGATGAAGTTTATTGTAAAAATGAAGGCCttaatgaggaaaaaaaagggaattggGACAATTTAACGTGTGATGAATTTCATTGTAAAAGTGAAGCCCTTAATgaggaaagaaaagggaatttgGACAATTTAACGTGTTATGAAGAGAAAACTGAGGAAATGAATTCCATGAAAGGAGAATCAGATCCTGGAAACAAGCAATTTCTTGTGGAACCAGATTTCACTGATGACTTTTTTCAATCTGAGAAGGATTCTATATCTACTGATTCTGATACTGTGTCAATTGGTTTTGAGCATATGTGTTATCTTCTGATGAACAGATTAGTTGATTCGTATAGCGATGGATTCTTGACAGATGAAGACTTTGGAGGAGAATTTGAGCTTGATTCCTTAAAGGATATTGAAATGTCAGAGGAAAATCAAGAATCTGATGACAGTGATAGTGATATAATGGAAGAGCTAAGGAGATTAGAACATGAACAAGAACAAAGATTTTTATCTGAGGATGATTTTCATGAAGATATGGATAAGGTATCTGATGAAAATGTGGAGTCAAGAAATGAAGATGCAAACAAATTGGAAACATTGTGGGAACATCAAGAATTAATTGAACAATTAAAGATAGAACTTAGAAAAGTTAGAGACACAGGTTTGCCCACTATTTTGGAAGAATCAGACACCACAAAAATGGAAGATTTGGAGCCATGGAAGATTGATGAAAAGTTCCAACGTGAAGATTGCATGAGTGAACTTTATAAGTTCTACAAGAGTTACAGAGAAAGGATGCGAAAATTTGACATATTGACGTACCAGAAGATGTATGCAATAG GATATCTACAGAAAGATCCACTAAAAGATCCATTTCAACATGTCTCAAGCCAAAGAGGCTCAGGTCCAAAACTAAAATCCcttatttcacaaaatattaGGCTGTTCAAACATAAAAGGAATGACAATATTGACCCAATGGTAAAGTTTATCAAAGAATTGCAGAGTGATCTGGAAGTGATATATGTTGGACAGATGTGTCTTTCGTGGGAATTTCTACACTGGCAATATGGCAAGGCTTTAAGTTTGTGGGATTCTGACCCTCGTGGTATTCGTACATATAATGAAGTTGCTGGAGAGTTTCAACAGTTTCAAGTTCTTCTCCAAAGATTTATAGAAAATGAACCTTTTCAAGGCCCTAGAGTTCAATATTACATCAAGAGTCGATATGATCTTCGTAATCTTCTTCAAGTTCCTGTCATAAGAG AGGACAGAATGAAAGACAAGAACAAGGCTGCTAGAGGTGGAGAAAAGGGTGAATATACTATTACAAGTGACGTGCTAGTGGAGATACTGGAAGAATCAATACGAATATTTTGGCAATTTGTTAGAGCTGATAGAAAATACTCCAGCACAATGatgaagggtaaaaagggaacaCAACATCATGAGCTTAAAGCCCCGGGAGATTTAGAGCTTTTAATGGAGGTCAAAAAAGGTCTTCAAAAG AAAGAGAAGAAGCTGAAAGATGCTTTGAGAGGTGAATGCTGCATATTGAAGAGGTTCAAGAAGTACAAAGAAGATGATTCAGATCATGTACTCTACTTTTTCTCTCAAGTAGACATGAAATTAGTAGCTAGGGTCCTCAACATGTCAAGTCTGACAACAGATCAACTAGTCTGGTGTCACAACAAATTAAGCAGGATTAGTTTCCTGCATAGGAAAATACTTGTAGATCCTTCCTTTCTGCTCTTCCCTTGTTAA
- the LOC132037598 gene encoding protease Do-like 8, chloroplastic isoform X2, protein MQVIVVSSCNKTTPPPLHPHPILKNSVILGRRELCFDSISSACSTEDPSSSPPSTAPFTPRGDGDNDNSLSEQLQKNFPLATRRMLLTSFCMYSCYHPSRYLSALALGDPSVTVEQVTPSTFPSTGLFPSEERVVELFEKNTYGVVNIFDVTLRPSLNVTGMVEIPEGNGSGVIWDNEGHIVTNYHVIGNSLSRNPSRGQVVARVNILAADGVQKNFEGILIGADRSKDLAVLKVEASEDLLRPIRVGESSSLKVGQQCLAIGNPFGFDHTLTVGVISGLNRDINSQTGVTIGGGIQTDAAINPGNSGGPLLDSKGNLIGINTAIFTQTGTSAGVGFAIPSSTVLRIVPQLIQSGKAVRAGLNIEIAPDLIANQLNVRNGALVLLVPGNSLAAKVGLLPTTRGFAGNIVLGDIIEAVDDKPVRSKAELYKALDNYNTGDEVRLKIRRGNENLELSIALEEKDS, encoded by the exons ATGCAAGTGATAGTAGTATCATCATGTAACAAAACAACACCTCCTCCTCTTCATCCCCATCCCATTCTCAAAAACTCAGTCATTTTGGGGCGTAGAGAGCTCTGCTTCGATAGCATTTCCTCAGCCTGCTCTACTGAGGACCCCTCTTCTTCTCCTCCATCTACCGCACCTTTCACTCCCAG GGGTGATGGAGATAATGACAATTCTTTGAGTGAGCAACTGCAGAAAAACTTCCCTTTGGCCACACGGAGGATGTTGTTAACAAGCTTTTGCATGTATTCATGTTATCATCCTTCAAGGTACTTGTCAG CACTTGCTTTGGGGGATCCATCTGTCACAGTTGAACAAGTTACACCTTCTACTTTTCCTTCTACAGGACTTTTCCCTTCCGAG GAAAGAGTTGTTGAGCTCTTTGAGAAGAATACTTACGGTGTTGTCAACATATTTGATGTAACCTTGAGACCTTCGCTTAATGTTACTGGTATGGTCGAG ATTCCTGAAGGAAATGGTTCGGGGGTGATTTGGGACAACGAAGGTCACATTGTTACTAATTACCATG TGATTGGTAACTCCCTTTCTAGAAACCCAAGCCGTGGGCAAGTAGTTGCACGTGTTAATATTCTCGCTGCAGATGG GGTGCAAAAGAATTTTGAGGGTATATTGATTGGTGCAGACCGTTCCAAGGATCTTGCTGTGTTGAAG GTGGAAGCTTCTGAAGACCTGTTGAGGCCAATTAGGGTTGGGGAATCTTCTTCTTTGAAAGTTGGCCAGCAATGTTTAGCCATTGGAAATCCTTTTGGGTTTGATCATACACTCACTGTTGGGGTTATCAGTGGACTGAATCGAGATATAAATAGTCAAACTGGAGTGACAATTGGTGGAGGAATTCAAACAGACGCCGCAATCAACCCTGGAAACAG TGGAGGTCCTTTGTTAGATTCAAAAGGAAACTTGATTGGGATTAACACTGCAATATTCACTCAGACAG GGACATCAGCAGGTGTTGGATTTGCAATCCCTTCTTCAACTGTGTTGAGAATTGTGCCCCAGTTGATCCAATCTGGAAAA GCTGTTCGTGCTGGTTTGAATATTGAAATTGCTCCTGACTTGATTGCCAACCAACTTAATGTTCGGAATGGAGCTCTGGTTTTGCTG GTACCTGGAAATAGTCTTGCAGCCAAAGTTGGACTTCTTCCTACTACCAGGGGTTTTGCAGGAAATATAGTACTTGGTGATATTATTGAAGCAGTGGATGACAAACCT GTTAGGAGTAAAGCAGAATTGTATAAAGCCCTGGATAACTATAACACAGGTGATGAAGTTCGGTTAAAAATCCGTAGGGGTAACGAAAACTTGGAGTTGAGCATTGCATTAGAGGAAAAGGATTCATGA
- the LOC132037598 gene encoding protease Do-like 8, chloroplastic isoform X1, with the protein MQVIVVSSCNKTTPPPLHPHPILKNSVILGRRELCFDSISSACSTEDPSSSPPSTAPFTPRGDGDNDNSLSEQLQKNFPLATRRMLLTSFCMYSCYHPSRYLSALALGDPSVTVEQVTPSTFPSTGLFPSEERVVELFEKNTYGVVNIFDVTLRPSLNVTGMVEIPEGNGSGVIWDNEGHIVTNYHVIGNSLSRNPSRGQVVARVNILAADGVQKNFEGILIGADRSKDLAVLKVEASEDLLRPIRVGESSSLKVGQQCLAIGNPFGFDHTLTVGVISGLNRDINSQTGVTIGGGIQTDAAINPGNRFIFLNLHFPGYQMHCLCGGPLLDSKGNLIGINTAIFTQTGTSAGVGFAIPSSTVLRIVPQLIQSGKAVRAGLNIEIAPDLIANQLNVRNGALVLLVPGNSLAAKVGLLPTTRGFAGNIVLGDIIEAVDDKPVRSKAELYKALDNYNTGDEVRLKIRRGNENLELSIALEEKDS; encoded by the exons ATGCAAGTGATAGTAGTATCATCATGTAACAAAACAACACCTCCTCCTCTTCATCCCCATCCCATTCTCAAAAACTCAGTCATTTTGGGGCGTAGAGAGCTCTGCTTCGATAGCATTTCCTCAGCCTGCTCTACTGAGGACCCCTCTTCTTCTCCTCCATCTACCGCACCTTTCACTCCCAG GGGTGATGGAGATAATGACAATTCTTTGAGTGAGCAACTGCAGAAAAACTTCCCTTTGGCCACACGGAGGATGTTGTTAACAAGCTTTTGCATGTATTCATGTTATCATCCTTCAAGGTACTTGTCAG CACTTGCTTTGGGGGATCCATCTGTCACAGTTGAACAAGTTACACCTTCTACTTTTCCTTCTACAGGACTTTTCCCTTCCGAG GAAAGAGTTGTTGAGCTCTTTGAGAAGAATACTTACGGTGTTGTCAACATATTTGATGTAACCTTGAGACCTTCGCTTAATGTTACTGGTATGGTCGAG ATTCCTGAAGGAAATGGTTCGGGGGTGATTTGGGACAACGAAGGTCACATTGTTACTAATTACCATG TGATTGGTAACTCCCTTTCTAGAAACCCAAGCCGTGGGCAAGTAGTTGCACGTGTTAATATTCTCGCTGCAGATGG GGTGCAAAAGAATTTTGAGGGTATATTGATTGGTGCAGACCGTTCCAAGGATCTTGCTGTGTTGAAG GTGGAAGCTTCTGAAGACCTGTTGAGGCCAATTAGGGTTGGGGAATCTTCTTCTTTGAAAGTTGGCCAGCAATGTTTAGCCATTGGAAATCCTTTTGGGTTTGATCATACACTCACTGTTGGGGTTATCAGTGGACTGAATCGAGATATAAATAGTCAAACTGGAGTGACAATTGGTGGAGGAATTCAAACAGACGCCGCAATCAACCCTGGAAACAGGTTTATTTTTCTGAACTTGCATTTTCCTGGGTATCAAATGCATTGCCTCTG TGGAGGTCCTTTGTTAGATTCAAAAGGAAACTTGATTGGGATTAACACTGCAATATTCACTCAGACAG GGACATCAGCAGGTGTTGGATTTGCAATCCCTTCTTCAACTGTGTTGAGAATTGTGCCCCAGTTGATCCAATCTGGAAAA GCTGTTCGTGCTGGTTTGAATATTGAAATTGCTCCTGACTTGATTGCCAACCAACTTAATGTTCGGAATGGAGCTCTGGTTTTGCTG GTACCTGGAAATAGTCTTGCAGCCAAAGTTGGACTTCTTCCTACTACCAGGGGTTTTGCAGGAAATATAGTACTTGGTGATATTATTGAAGCAGTGGATGACAAACCT GTTAGGAGTAAAGCAGAATTGTATAAAGCCCTGGATAACTATAACACAGGTGATGAAGTTCGGTTAAAAATCCGTAGGGGTAACGAAAACTTGGAGTTGAGCATTGCATTAGAGGAAAAGGATTCATGA